A genome region from Myroides fluvii includes the following:
- a CDS encoding type VI secretion system transmembrane protein TssO yields the protein MTHAHQSLSRKEQIYQLFYLIGMLALALVLLGIIGLSGYHSPFAKETRLDAEMLEQKNRFNEQQKKVEPLVVAAFQKINTLALTSPKPIEENEIVNGINQVVNSFANTTIFDPRKEVYNQIGDFYKMYLEDKKIIAKKQENIKLFRKQFEECSIGFKDKEQQLIQRRNRLLTR from the coding sequence ATGACTCACGCCCATCAATCTCTTTCGAGAAAAGAACAGATTTATCAATTGTTTTACTTAATCGGAATGCTTGCCTTAGCCTTAGTTTTATTAGGTATTATTGGCCTTAGTGGCTATCATTCCCCCTTTGCCAAAGAAACGCGCTTAGATGCTGAAATGTTGGAGCAAAAAAACAGGTTTAACGAACAGCAAAAAAAGGTAGAGCCTTTAGTAGTAGCGGCTTTTCAAAAGATTAATACACTGGCACTTACTAGCCCAAAACCCATTGAAGAAAACGAAATCGTAAACGGCATTAATCAAGTGGTGAATTCATTTGCGAATACAACGATTTTCGATCCTCGTAAAGAGGTTTATAACCAAATAGGAGATTTCTACAAAATGTATTTAGAGGATAAAAAAATCATTGCGAAAAAACAGGAAAACATCAAGTTATTCCGCAAGCAATTCGAGGAGTGTTCCATTGGTTTTAAAGATAAAGAACAGCAATTAATTCAACGTAGAAATAGGTTACTAACAAGATAA